CGCGCCGGGATCCGTGGTGACCGGCAGCGTCGTGCGCCCCAGCATGGGGATGCGGACGACGGCCACCTCGGGCGGGCCCTGGGGCGCGCTCACCGAGAACATCAGCACGGCCAGCAGCGGGTACTTGATGTCCGGCGGCGTCCACCGGAACTTCCGGCTCGCGCCGCCCGCGACCACCTGCTGCTCGAAGCTCCCCGAGGACGCCGTCGCGTGCACCGGCCCGGCGCCCTCTGGCAGCCGGACCTCCAGCTCCACCGCCGCGTCCTGCCCGAGCACCACCCGCTCCGGCGTGGCCCGCACTTCCGGTGGCGCCGCTGCCGCGGTCCCCGGAAGCAAGACGAAAGCGAGGGAAAGCACGAACAGCAGGCGCATAAGGAACTCCGCGAACATCACTCCTCGCGGGGTCCCAGGTCAATCCTCTGAAGGCGCGGACACGGCTGCGGGGGCCTCGGCGGAGGCCTGCTCTGTAGTCGAAGGTGAGAGCGGCTTGTCGGCGGGGCCCGTGTGGCGAGCACCGGGCGGGCTGAAGGTTGGCCGCTCGGCGGGGCCGCCACGGCCGTGGACGAGCGTCTTCGTCTCGGACTTGAACGCGATGTCCACCTTGTCCCCGCGCACCGCCGTCACCAGGCCCAGGCCGAAGGTGGGGTGCTGGATCACCTGATCCATCTTGTAGGTGTCCTTGGGGCTGTACTTCGCCGCGTTGGCGATGTCCTTGCCGGCCAGCTGCTCCTCGAAGGAGATGACGACCTTCTCGGGCTTCTCCGCTCGGGGCGTGCTGGCGCGCGCGGTGCTGGCGCGCGAGGAGGCCGACGGCTTGTCCGTGGCGCCCGGGGCGCTGCGGTAGGCATGATCACCGCCGCACGTGTTGCAGCGCACGCGGGCGATCTTGGTGCCCACCATCGCGAGGATGGTGTGCGCCAGCGGAGTGGGGAGTTTGCAGCGGGTGCAGAAGGCGTCGACCTCGCCGCCAACCTTGTAAGTAGCCATCTGGGTGCTCGGTTCGGGTCTCGCGGACCCGGGTCATGAGTAAAAAGGGGGGCGCAACATAACGATCAGCCCCGAGTAAGCACAACCGTCTCCACCGGGGACTTGTGCCGCTGAACCGGGCACGTAGAGTGAGGCAGGACCCACCATGGCGACCGAGAACGCAGACAAGGCGACCCAGGAGCCGTCCCTCCTCCTTCAATCGCTCGAGAAGTTCGTCAAGTCGGCGGTGGGCGTCGTCTCCAACATCGGTGGGGTGACGTACCTGGGATTCCAGGTCGCTCGTTGGAGCCTCAAGCGGCCATACAGGCTGACCAACCTGTTCGCGCAGCTGGACTTCGTGGGCGTGGGCTCCATCTTCATCGTCGGGCTGACGGGGCTGTTCACCGGCATGGTGTTCGCCACGCAGACCGGGAGCGCCTTCGCGCTCTTCGACGCCGAGAGCATGGTGGGCCCCACGGTGGCGCTGACGCTCACGCGCGAGCTGGCCCCGGTGTTCTCCGCGCTCATGGTCACCATGCGAGCAGGCTCCGCCATGTGCACGGAGCTGGGCACCATGCGTGTCACCGAGCAGGTGGACGCGCTGGAGACGATGGCCGTCAACCCCATCCAGTACCTGCTGGTGCCCCGGGTGCTCTCCGGCCTCATCATGGTGCCGGTGCTCACCATGCTCTTCAACACCACGGGCATGTCGGGCTCGTACTTCGTGGCCGTGGTGGCCAACGACATCTCCGCCGGCACCTTCCTCAGTCGCACCCAGCAGTGGCTGGATCCCATCGATCTCTACGAGGGCCTCATCAAGGCGGCCCTCTTCGGGCTCTCGGTGACGCTGGTGTGCTGCTACAAGGGCTTCAACGCGTCGGGCGGCGCCAAGGGCGTGGGCCAGGCCACCACCGAGGCCATGGTCACCAGCGCGATGACCATCTTCATCATCGACTTCTTCGTTGGCGTGATGATGCACTGATGAGCGCCGCCTCTGCCGCCCCGGCCGC
The sequence above is drawn from the Hyalangium gracile genome and encodes:
- a CDS encoding MlaE family ABC transporter permease — translated: MATENADKATQEPSLLLQSLEKFVKSAVGVVSNIGGVTYLGFQVARWSLKRPYRLTNLFAQLDFVGVGSIFIVGLTGLFTGMVFATQTGSAFALFDAESMVGPTVALTLTRELAPVFSALMVTMRAGSAMCTELGTMRVTEQVDALETMAVNPIQYLLVPRVLSGLIMVPVLTMLFNTTGMSGSYFVAVVANDISAGTFLSRTQQWLDPIDLYEGLIKAALFGLSVTLVCCYKGFNASGGAKGVGQATTEAMVTSAMTIFIIDFFVGVMMH